The genomic interval TACACACGTGGTCTGAAGCTCCACGGATTATTCGGCCCCTTGTTACGGCTCCTGTCTTAGTACCTCGTGCTGAGGCAGATGGACGACACATTTTCTTATAGGAAAATGTGAGGTTACAGGAATCGAATTTGGAAAAAAAGCATGCCTGAAGGAGGATGGAGCTGTGTGTATACtaaacacctaaaaataaaaacccaagtgTACCCTGCTTGCGGACAATGGCCAATAAGGGCGCTAGAAAGAAGGACCTCCTGGCTGGTGGGAGACAAGACCCAATTCTTttgtatgaaataaaatcttttgcagcttctttcctctttcttcatgtCAAATATCAAGTCAAGCCTGCCCCGCGAGGCCGTGTGTGCACACCGTGTTGCCGTCCCACATGGAGTTCTGTGCCAGTGTTCAAAGCTGCCCGGTAGTTTGCAGTTGGTAAAAACAGGAGGGTCATTGAACTTGTAAGGGGGTGTCCTAGGACCTCGGGACACTCGACAGCGCTGCACAGCCCTCGGGCGTTGCTCTCTGAGGTGTGCAGTGCCTTTCCACTGGCTTCTTTGCTACAAAGGCAACAATGCTGTACTTGAAATCTTTCCTTTAAATTGGTAAAGAAATCCTATAAAAGGTGGACCAATTTAATaattttggagcctgcttcacttaAATTACCATTCACTGTTATATTGACATCTAGGAGTTTTCGTATTTCAGAATCTTACTTGATACTCTCTTCACAATTCAGGAAATTAGCTATTTAATCCTGAAGTCCTACCATTTTAAAAAGCCCATGCAGAGTACAGAGCGAAGCCCTTGGTGTAACATTTCGTCAGAGTTATGGCTCAGGCCCACGGatgctcccttctgcctcccctcATAGACTTTAGCCCCACCAGCGGTTCCGGATTCCTTGAATGGGATACCCACTTTCCCACTGCATCTGCCTAGAAGGTGGTTTTGTACACCCCCTGCGCATCTCTTCCCCTCCGAGGGCACCGCCAAgactgcctccccttcccccaagacGGCCTCGGAGACGCCACGGGAAGCTTAGGCACCTTGCTCCCTCTTCCTTCGCCCTCAATACtaggaaggaggcagaaggggaaTTGTCAGGCTTTCCTGCCTGCGTTCATCTAGATTTCAATGTGGTCCTAAGGGTTCAAGGAAAAGGCGGGCGCCACCCCACGCCGCCCCACCATTCACCTTCAGTGCTCTGGTTTTTGACATTGGTCCTTAAGGTTTCCGTCTATCCGGGGTCCTTAAGGTTTCCGTCTATCCGGGCAACGTCAGACAGATCTAGACACGCCAAAGGTGAGGAGGCACCGGGAAGGGGGATGCTGAGCGCCACCATGCTGCACAAACCACATCCAGGGCGTCAGCAAGCCCGCCACCAGGGGGCTGCCCAGCGCGCGTGACGCCAAGCGCCAACTCCCCGCCTCATCTACGAGGAGACTCCCGGGGTGCTCAAGGGGTAAGAGGAGAACGTCGTTCGGGACACCTTCACCTACACGGAGTACCCACTTCTCTAATGATAAGTGCACCAGCTCTTCCTGGGCAAAAACTTAAGtggctctgaaaagagcctttgggTTGGATAGAGCCTCAACAGCACACTCACTTGGAGCTGGTGTACTTGGTGACGGCCTCGGATCCCCAGGACACGGCGTGCTTGGCCAGCTCGCCGGGCAGCAGCAGGCGGACTGCCCTCTGGATCTCCCGAGACGTGATCGTCGAGCGCTTCTTGTAATGCGCCAGGCGCGACGCCTCGCCCGCGATGCGCTCGAAGATGTCCTTGACGAACGAGTTCATGATGCCCATGGTCTTGGACGAGATGCCGGTGTCGGTGTGCACCTGCTTCAGCACCTGTACACGGACACCGAGTAGTTCTCCTTGCGGCTGCGCTTGCGCTTCTTGCCATCCTTCTGCGCCTTGGTCACCGCCTTCTTGGAGCCCTTCTTTGGCGCTGAAGCGACCTTGGCCGCTTCAGGCATGGCTTCCAGAACACCAGACGtggtgcagaaaaataaaaaaaatagaatgagtaAAGTGCAACGTGTCCTCTTTCTATAGAAGCCTTTATGCAAATAAGGTGTAAGTTATAGCCCTAGTTCTGATTGGTGACTATTCCGTATGACGTCAGTAGTTAGTTCTGTCCAATCACAGTGCGAGAGATGCGTAGCTGCATTCTCATTGGATAAGACAAAGCCGCAACCTTAACCAATGTAAAGTCTGCGTTTTCCGCCCGACAAGGGTTATAAAAAGCGCTGGTCTCATATTTCTTTCACTATGTACATTAAGTGCATTTGTTACCGTGATGTCCGGACGCGGGAAGCAGGCGGGCAAGGCTGACGCCAAGGCCAAGACTAGGTCTTCGCGGGCCGGGCTGCAGTTTCCGGTGGGCCGCGTGCACCACCTGCTCCGCAAGGGCAACTACGCCGAACGAGTCGGGGCCGGCGCGCCCGTGTACCTGGCGGCCGTGCTCGAGTACCTGACGGCCGAGATCCTGGAGCTGGCGGGCAACGCGGCCCGCGACAACAAGAAGACGCGCATCACCCCGCGCCACCTGCTGCTGGCCATCCGCAGCGAGGAGAAGCTCAACAAGCTGCTGGGCCGCGTCACCATCGCGCAGGGTGGCGTGCTGCCCAACATCCAGGCCGTGCTGCTGCCCAAGAAGACCGAGAGCCACCACAAGGCCAAGGGCAAGTAAGGCCTGAATTAATCATCTGCATTACTCTCTAAAcccaaaggctcttttcagaACCGCCCACCATTTCTGTGGAAGAACTGAACACGCACTTTTACTGAATCCTGGGAGGACTCTAAATCGGAGAAACTCTAAAGGAAGTCCTCTTTGTCTTGCTAAGCCATTTGATTCAAAGTGTGGCCTCAGCTTTCTGGCTCTCGCAGGTACGTTAAGACGAATTCACCTTTCCGTCCAAGTAGTACCTACGTTGCCAGGGCGCTGCTTCCGGTACCCAGGCGGCTTTCCAGGACGGCCCTGATTGTCAGAACGCTGTAGGGACGCCAGGCTCCGTTGTCGCAGGCGGGGGAGGACGCAGTCAGCGCAGGTGCAGCAGGGAAGGGCCGGCCTAGCCGTGTTCTCAGGTGTGGCCGTCTGGCCAGGGAGCACAGGCTTAGGCAGTCTGTGGAGAATCATCCAGGGCCCCtgaactatttgttgaaaagactacgcTTTCCATCATCGAACTGCCTGGCACTTTTGTTGAAAAGCGATGGGCTATTTGTGTCCCGTGTTGCTTCTAGACTCTCGGTTAGTTCTGCTGACTTGTACAACCGTGCTTTTTGCCACGACCTCCGTCCTGGTTGATCGTGATTGAAAGCCTTTCAGTCAACAAGAGAAACCTGCAACTTTGGTCCTCGTTTtgcaaaatgatttttcatatcgtgtcttttgcatttccacatTAAGATGTTAAGATTAGTTTTCAATTTCGGtgggggggagaaggaagaatccTGGCTGGGATTATGGCGGGGGTCAGAGTGACATTACAGGTGGACGCGGAGCCTGTGGTTTACATACATGCTGGTCCTGCTCAGAGAATGCTTCCCCAGAGGTCCGGATCTGCCCTGCTGTCTCGCAGCAGTTTTCTGTAGCGCTCAGTGCGTGCGGGGTCATTTTCGACACCCAGAGTGCAGATCGCTAGAGAATGTCCTTGAGGAGCGAAAAGGAACCTGCCCGCTGAGCCTGGGAGGTGAGTCATCCGGACCCTCGCAGACCCTGCTGCACTCTGATCTCAACCCTTTGGGGAGCTTTCAGTTTGCCCCAGGTGTTTTCCGGAAAAGAGGGGGGAACAAGgcttccctgccctgctcctggatTTATTGTAATGTAAACAAGGATGGTGTTTATTGTTTGATTGTAGAACTGATTTTGTCCACATTCTATCATTTTACAATCGATTGTCTTGCCAAAATCTTGCCCTTTTCACTACCCATCTTCAGCCTTTACAACAATTTTCCTCCTGGAAGTAGCTTTTCCGACTCTTTTTGTGACATTTCCGAGATACTCCTTTATTCTGACTTACTTGCCCCAAAGCATTTCATTTCCCCAGTGATTCTTGAAAGTAATTTCTAGAATGTACAAGGCAGCACTGAGGGATATTGGGACATGTGTGGACATGTTTGCTGTCACTGGAACCGCGCACTTGTCAGCCTGAGCTGTGTAATCCCCGCCCTGtgactcccccgccccccaccacacTGCCCCCCACGCCGCTGCTCCTCCCTCTGATCTGAAATGCTGTCTTCTCTGGAGGAAATCAAAGGTccctttgagagggagagagcacagagcctgcatccCTATAAACAGGAGATTGAATTCTCAAGTTCGCCCtgtactcccctccccccaccatttcctcctttcctgaagGGAGCTACTGCCTCACTCAGGTCCCTGATGAACAGTAACTCACAAGGGCTTAACAAGTATAAATCCATTTTCCCTGGAGCAAAACTCACGCCTTTCCCGTAGAAACTCTCCTCAATGACaagcttctcttcctccttcagtaGCATCTTCCTGCTTCATTTACATTGTAATAATTCCTTGCTGCCATGTCTACACATATGCAATGTCATGCCATTTGCGCACAAATGAACCCAGTGCATGACCTGAGGGTTTTCAAGGAAAGCAGTGGACTTTCACCAGTGAAGCAGCTGGTGCTTCCTGGAGACACAGGGGGTCTCGTGTTCATTCAGCAGATTCCCAGGCTGAGATTCTCCGCAGGGTCCGACCCAGGGCCGAAGGGTCAGACCGCGGGCCACAGGGTCAGACCCCGGGCCAGGACTGTGGTTGTCAGCGTGCACCTTCCCCAGTATCCTGCTCCTCAGCTCTTTTCCTTTGCGGACACAGCCTGGGATTACCAGGCCCGCAGTCCTCCGTGAACcagaggggggcgggggctctgGCGCTGCTGTATTTCCTGTCCCCAGGAGGCTTCAGGCAGGAAACACTGTTAGTACCAGCTGTCGCTGTCACTATTCCTACCTACCTGTTGTCCTCTGAGCCCAATCGTTAGCAGCGTCTAGTTCTGTAAGAGCcagcctctctgaccctcagctcCCGCCTGCAGAGCAGagcaaatgataaagagaaaacagtTGTAGCTTTTTGTGGCTCCGAAATACTTGCCTAGGATGCATCGCAAAGAATTCTCCCAttgatgtttttatgtttatttatttagaaagggagagaagccgaagcaggctccaggtgtcagcacagagggccATGCGAGACCCGATCCCAcccacggtgagatcatgacctgagctgaaatcaagagtcggacacttacagaatgagccacccaggcggccctcccACATTATTTTCATGGGAAAGTTCTATCATTTTCCCTTTCGCATCGCCGTGCATCCCTCAGTCCCGCGGCCTGGGGTGCAAGCCTCCCCCACTCGGCTCAGGTCCTGGATCCGCAGTGTCACCGCCCCCCCCAGCGCTGTCCCTGCACACGCGGGGTCTGGAAGCTCCGATGTTAGGGATCCCTCCCCGGGATGTGGACGTGTCAGGGCCCCAGCCCGCAGCCAAGTACAAACACTGTCACCCGTGTGTCGTGGTTTTCTTTTACATAGGACACATCAGTGACGAAACACTCAGGGGCGCACACGCACCGTCAGCACCCTGCCATGAGGCGGCCTCTGGGTCTCCATTGTCACCGCAGGGACGCCCGCCACAGTGCACAGAGTCCCGGCGGAACAGGCGCAGGTCCCCTCAGGCTGGGCGACGCGGACCCCTGCGTGCGCGAGTCCGGCTTGCCAAGGCAGCGGCCACGTGTCCCGCAGCGTCTGTTCCTCCCACGCCCGGGACCCCCAGCACCCTCCCTGCCCCGGCCGGGACCCGCGCGCTGTTCCGAGGGCCGTTGGCGGAGCCGACCCAAGCTGGTGGCTGCGCATGGCCGCCCCGTCGGGGACCGGGGCGGGGGCCGCGGGCAGCGGGGGCCGCTCGGGCCAGGCGGCGGGTGCAGGGCACGCGGGAGGCCACGGAGCCGCCAGGGGACCAGGTCCCGGAGGCGCAGGTgcacctgggggcggggggagacggGGAAGGATGGAAGCGGAGGTGGCGCCTCTCGGCCGCCCCGAACCCCGAGTCAGCTCCACCCCCTGCTCCGCACAGGGAGCCTGGACTGCGGGTGCAGGGAAACCTCCAGGCAATGACACGATGTGGGACATGGGCGTCGTCCTGGACGCAGCGTCCTTGGTGTCCGACGACTTTTCCCGTGTCACATCGGCTGCAGCGGGTCACTTCCGTACACTGGCGCTGTGCGTCTCCTGGGTCAGCCCTGTGTCCCCGGACCCGGTGCAAGTGAAAGCCATAAAGATGGACAAGGGCGTCCAGAGAATCCTTGGCGCCCTCGAGAAAGGCGGTGATGCGGGACACAGCCCCCAGCGTCACAGGAAGGTCGTCGCTCTTGTGAAACCACACCAGGTTCTCATGAAAAGGCTGCCAGAAGACAGAGGCGACCCTGGCCAGGGCCTGCGGCGTCTCCCACCACGCCTGGCGGGGCAGGTTTGGAGCGGGGTCTGAAGAGCCCTCCGAAAGCAGCTCCAAGAAGCAGGGATGTGACGTTCCGGGTAAGGAGGTGGGTTCCAGGAGGCCCTATTGTTGGAACCGTGCGTGGGACGTAGGCCTCCAATGTTGCTTTCGGTGGGGATGCAAGTGTCAGGACTGGGGCAGGGCGGACCACCGGGCCGAGGTGTGTTGTCAGGTGTGGCCCCCTGGGCAGTGCGCACAGGGTGAGGCCCTTAGAGCATTGCGTTTTCTTGGCGAGGTGAGCAAAAGCGAAAGGCTGGCTGTTTACCCCGGGTTTCCAATCGGGGACCATTCGCGTGTTAGGCGAACGGGATAACCGCTACGCTACGGAAAACAGTTAACTTTACTAATGCGGGAAAGTAAAAGTCCACAGGCTACAGAGCTTCCTTAGTATAGTGGTGATCACGTTCGCCAAACACGCGAAAGGTCCCCGGTTCCAAACCTGGCGGAAACAcggtgtctctttttttttcttccccccagcccccataAATTCTAGGTTTAGTCCCAGAAATCATCTACCTAAATTTGCTAACATTTCTACCAAGTCTCAAATCTTTGTGCTCTCTTTGCAGCCCGAACCTTAAATTATAAGAATCACATTGTGTAAGAAGCCCGGAGGTGAGACCTGCTTCTCTCATTGTTCAACCCCTGACCCTGTTGCATGCTCAGCGCTGGGGATGGAGATTCCACAGGGCTGCGGGGCTGCGGGGCTGCGCAGGGGAGCCGGCGGCCTGCATCCGCGTGGGGCAGAgcggggagagggagacccaggacccCGAGTCCTCGCCAACGCGGCCTCCCGCTCCCCGCAGTGCCGGGCGGCGGCGGCCGCAGCCTTCGCAGACGTGGAGNNNNNNNNNNNNNNNNNNNNNNNNNNNNNNNNNNNNNNNNNNNNNNNNNNNNNNNNNNNNNNNNNNNNNNNNNNNNNNNNNNNNNNNNNNNNNNNNNNNNatatttatactaaaaaagtaTGTgttaactgaaattcaaatttaactgtcAATTACATCCTGTCATTTTATTTGCTCAACCTGGGTCCCCTACTCCAGAGTTAAGTTCAAATCTGTTCCCATCTCCTGAAGGCaatgaagatgtggtttaaaGGGAAGCGTTCACATTCCAGCTCCACCATTTCATAGCTATATGATCTTGGGCAAATAACCTaagctctctctctgtgccttagcttccaatctgtaaaatgggaataatagcagTGCCTCTCATATGGTGGTTCCCAGAATTAAGGAGATACTATATGTAACACACTAAGAATAACACCAGTATACAGTAAGCACTCCCTAAGTGCTGATTATTATTACTCTTACTGGGGCTTTGCTCAGGAGGGTATGGAGCTGCCTGGTCCCCACCAGGGGAGGCTCTGTAGTGACTATTTCAGGCCAACTGTCCCACACTGtataccccccccccacagatGTCACCTGTGAGGACCCCAGCTGCCCGTTCTCCCAGCTCCCGGCGctgccctcccagctcctgctctgtgaGCAGGTGTTCCTTCGGGTTCCCCAGCTCCTCCATAGCCCAGGCCTTGGCCCAGAACAACGCCTACTATGGCAGCCAGACCccaggggccacccaggtgctgttcATTAATGGTGAGCAGCCCTCAGAACCTGCCCTATGGGTGGGCCCCCAGCCCAGGCGCAGCTTGccattcctccttcctttccagggGACACGGAACCCTGGCACGCGCTAAACGTCACAGCAGCTTCGGGGCCCTCGGAGTCCGCCCTCCTCATCCCTGGTGCCTCCCATTGCAAGGACATGGCTCCTGAGACTCCCTTGgactcccccagcctctggctcgGGCGCCAGGTCAGAGGGCGGTGGCTCTGGGCAATTAGCATCTCGTTTGCATGTTGGTTTGCACGTCCCTGCCCTCCATTGGCTGGAGTCTGACTTCCAAGCTTCTCCCTGCAGAGCATCTTC from Suricata suricatta isolate VVHF042 chromosome 7, meerkat_22Aug2017_6uvM2_HiC, whole genome shotgun sequence carries:
- the LOC115296498 gene encoding histone H2A type 1-E-like isoform X1, coding for MSGRGKQAGKADAKAKTRSSRAGLQFPVGRVHHLLRKGNYAERVGAGAPVYLAAVLEYLTAEILELAGNAARDNKKTRITPRHLLLAIRSEEKLNKLLGRVTIAQGGVLPNIQAVLLPKKTESHHKAKGK
- the LOC115296498 gene encoding histone H2A type 1-E-like isoform X2 — translated: MSGRGKQAGKADAKAKTRSSRAGLQFPILELAGNAARDNKKTRITPRHLLLAIRSEEKLNKLLGRVTIAQGGVLPNIQAVLLPKKTESHHKAKGK
- the LOC115296495 gene encoding uncharacterized protein LOC115296495, encoding MRDPIPPTGRPPQCTESRRNRRRSPQAGRRGPLRARVRLAKAAATCPAASVPPTPGTPSTLPAPAGTRALFRGPLAEPTQAGGCAWPPRRGPGRGPRAAGAARARRRVQGTREATEPPGDQVPEAQGAWTAGAGKPPGNDTMWDMGVVLDAASLVSDDFSRVTSAAAGHFRTLALCVSWVSPVSPDPVQVKAIKMDKGVQRILGALEKGGDAGHSPQRHRKVVALVKPHQVLMKRLPEDRGDPGQGLRRLPPRLAGQVWSGV